The nucleotide window GCGGCTTTCGCGGCCTCGCGTTCGCGGCGGCGCTGCTCGCGCTGGCGTTCGCGCTCCGCGTCCAGTTCCGATTGGCGGGCCGAGGCTAGGCCTTCGGCTTCGCGGCGCTCCAGGAACGCGTGATAACGGAGACGACCCAGGCGATAGCAGGCCCGCACGAACTGGATCGGCGGCTGGCCGGTGAAAAGGATCAGCGCCACCAGATAACCGGTTCCGAACAGCAGCAGCGTGCCGATCCGACCGATCAGCCGCTCGAACACATAGCCGCCCACGCCATAGCCAACCACGCCACCCGGGCTGATGATCCGGCAGCGCGCGGCCCAATCCTTGAAAAAGAAATCCGCGGCGTGCAGCCAGACCGCTCCAGCCACCAGCAGGATCAGGAAACCCAGCACCTTGCGCGGCCACAGGCGGCCGTCGCGCAGCAGCTTCACCACGCCGAACCACACCAACGTCACCGGGATCAGCCATGCGGTGGCTCCGAACAAAAGGATCTGCACGAAGGCGAGGATCGCCCCCACCGGCCCGATCAGGTTGCCCTCGCGGGGTCCGGTCTTGTTGGAAAACGGTTCCAGAAACCCGAACTGCGGCAGTCCGGACGGCGAATAGGAAACCAGTGCCAAAGTCAGCAATACGCCCACCGCGAGCAGGATGATGCCCGTGATCTCGTTCGACCACTTGGACGGTTCCGGCTCCTCACCGCGCTTTTTGTTCTCGTTCCGGGCCATTTTCGGACACGGCAGCATCCCCCGCCCGACCTCAACCGGCAAGATTGTTTTCGCAACCGGAATATTTGGGAATCCGTAGCAATGCCCGGTCGGATGGCTACAGGGGGCTTATTCCCACGCGCGGGCTCCCACTCCGGAGTCCCCCGGCATGTAGCCGACGTATCCTCCTGTGGCACCGGTTTTCATGACCTTGGCGTCCACCGCCTTGCCGCTGGCGATGAGGAAATCCACCTCTTTCTCATCGCCACGGTAGTGCCAGATCTCGCCGCCATCGTGGGAAGGACGCTTGGAATCCGGCTGGCCCCAACGGGCGAGGATTTCCCCGGCGGATGGGTTCCGGCCCGAGGCGTCTTCCGCGATCTGCCCCTTCCTCCCGATCCGGAAGGAGGAGTATTGGTCATCCTTGAAGCGGACGATGCCGCCTCCCACACAACCGGAGAGGGCGACGGCGAACAGAGCGGACAGCAGGAATGAAAGCGGTTTCATGAAACAAGTGGAGCGCTTCGGCTCCCTATCGCTCTCACAGCTCCGGCGAAGATCAATGATCTTTTCAATCGCGCCTGCGGTCTGGCAGCTTCGGGCGTGGCTCCCATTACCTTCACCCCTCTCTACATGGACCGCGTCTGGGGCGGCCGTGAATTGGAACGCGTCTATGGCCGTGCGCTGCCGGATACCACGACGCCGTTTGGTGAGGCCTGGGAAATCGTGGACCGCGATCCGGAGCAATCGGTGGTGAACTTCGGAGCCTACGCTGGCAAGTCCCTGCACGAACTGTGGACGCAACATCGTGAGAAAATCTTTGGCGCGGGACTGCCGGGCTCGGAGCGTTTCCCGATCCTGATCAAGATCCTCGATTCCCGGGATGACCTCTCCATCCAGGTGCATCCGCCGGTTCATCTGGCGGCGGAGCTCGGCGGTGAACCGAAGACGGAGATGTGGGTGATCGCCGCCGCCGATGCAGGTGCGAAGCTGTATGTGGGACTGAGGAATGGAGTCACACGCGGGCATTTCGAAACCGCCATCGCCCATGGCACCGTCGCGGAGGTCGTACATGCCATCGCGCCACAGGTTGGCGAATCGATCTTCATCCCCTCCGGCCGCCTGCATGCGATCGGCGCGGGCCTGCTGATCCATGAGATCCAACAGAACTCGGACACCACCTACCGCGTGTTCGACTGGAACCGCATGGGTCTCGATGGCAAGCCGCGCGCGCTGCACGTGGAGCAATCGCTGGCGAGCATCGACTTCGAGGACTTCGAGCCGGGCATGGATGTGCCGCAGGGTGAGGTGCTGGCGGAGTGTGAATATTTCCGCACTTCGCGCCGCGCGCTGGTGGATGGCGATCTGATCGCAAATCCCGATCCTGAGCGTTTCAGCATCGTCGGCGTGGTGGAAGGTGCGTTGGTCAGCACGGATAACCGGCGCTTCGTGAAGGGGGACTACATTCTCCAACCGAAAGGCGCGCCGCCGCTGGTGGCGGAGGGTGATGCGGTGGTGTTACAGGTGGAGATGCCGAAGTAGCACAAGCATTCCTGCTGTGGGTGTTCGCGGCGGACTGTGGGGACAATCCGCGAGTCTCCCCACGAATCCGCTCCACCCACGCGCAAGTTGAAAACTTACGCTACTACTTGAACCTCGAAATCCCCCGGATCGAATCCATCGTCCAGCGGATAGAACGGCCTGCGCACACGTTTGAAAGGCAGTTTCGGAATGTCCTGATTTACGGCACCCGTCGTAAGTGCGAGGAACGCATGGCTGGCCGCATCGCGGAGTTCCGGCTCCAGATAGCCGATCTTCACCACCGTCAGCTCATGTTCCTTCGGATCAAGACCGAGGCGCGTGAACTCATGGATGACATGGAACGGCTTGCGGCGGCTGGTGAGAATGACATTCACGCCACCGGCACGCAGCACGGCGAGATCGCCACCCACGACATCGTCCGGAGAAAGAAGCACGACTTCACCCTCCACCTCCAGCGGGCGGGCATGCACGGGATCGAGCTTTCCACCGAGCGAAACCTTCACGTATGCACCCACGCCCGCATCGTAGCAAACGCGGACCGCAGCCGG belongs to Luteolibacter ambystomatis and includes:
- a CDS encoding type I phosphomannose isomerase catalytic subunit produces the protein MAPITFTPLYMDRVWGGRELERVYGRALPDTTTPFGEAWEIVDRDPEQSVVNFGAYAGKSLHELWTQHREKIFGAGLPGSERFPILIKILDSRDDLSIQVHPPVHLAAELGGEPKTEMWVIAAADAGAKLYVGLRNGVTRGHFETAIAHGTVAEVVHAIAPQVGESIFIPSGRLHAIGAGLLIHEIQQNSDTTYRVFDWNRMGLDGKPRALHVEQSLASIDFEDFEPGMDVPQGEVLAECEYFRTSRRALVDGDLIANPDPERFSIVGVVEGALVSTDNRRFVKGDYILQPKGAPPLVAEGDAVVLQVEMPK